In one Hymenobacter sp. DG25B genomic region, the following are encoded:
- the nfi gene encoding deoxyribonuclease V (cleaves DNA at apurinic or apyrimidinic sites): protein MAYYRPAHPPVDPLLVRDLTQLQETMRAQVRLEPLAREPQFIAGCDSSFPTTSTILSVFVLLQYPSLEVVEKVWNTEVVEMPYVPGFLSFREAPNLLKAYAKLHQKPDVIMVDGHGIAHPRRMGIAAHLGVLLNKPTFGVAKQKLTGTYTEPDITKGSISPLTDKSGELLGEVIRSKDKVNPLFVSPGHRCDQATATRLTLACLRGYKLPEPTRLADYWAEEFKKELR, encoded by the coding sequence ATGGCCTATTACCGTCCCGCCCATCCGCCCGTCGACCCTCTCCTTGTCCGGGACCTGACCCAGCTGCAGGAAACTATGCGCGCCCAGGTGCGCCTGGAGCCGCTGGCCCGGGAGCCGCAGTTCATTGCCGGCTGCGACTCTTCCTTTCCCACGACGAGCACCATTCTCTCGGTGTTTGTGCTCCTGCAATACCCGTCGCTGGAAGTGGTGGAAAAGGTCTGGAATACGGAGGTGGTGGAAATGCCTTACGTGCCCGGTTTCCTTTCCTTTCGCGAAGCGCCCAACCTGCTGAAAGCCTACGCCAAGCTGCACCAGAAGCCCGATGTAATTATGGTAGATGGCCATGGCATTGCGCACCCGCGCCGCATGGGTATTGCCGCCCATCTGGGCGTGTTGCTCAATAAACCCACCTTCGGGGTGGCTAAACAAAAGCTCACCGGCACCTACACCGAGCCCGATATTACAAAGGGCAGTATTTCTCCGCTCACCGATAAAAGCGGGGAGCTACTGGGCGAAGTCATCCGTAGCAAGGACAAGGTAAATCCGCTGTTTGTGAGCCCCGGCCACCGCTGCGACCAGGCCACGGCCACGCGCCTCACGCTGGCCTGCCTGCGCGGCTACAAGCTCCCGGAGCCTACCCGCCTGGCCGACTACTGGGCCGAGGAATTTAAAAAGGAACTACGCTAA
- a CDS encoding acyltransferase family protein produces the protein METKKYAYIDALRGVAVLAVLAVHCAEFGTSLPAHSSLAGAAALGARGVQLFYIMSALTLFLSMSGRSKAERFATLNFFLRRFFRIAPLFYCAILYYLWQDGWGPRYWLGDAPGITLAGIIATITFTNGINPYWINSIVPGGWSIAVEMLFYLLVPVLFRVVTTGKRALWLLGVTLAGAVAFNVVLANRPLITNAELWSNFLFMAFPTQLPIFAMGIVLFFLLRPPVAGSALAFRPAALLIGTALLLASLLLGNLVPSYLIFGVAFVMLAYALAHMPTRWLVNGATEYIGRISYSLYLTHFAVLHAMQYWGIMDLTAVAGERGAILNYALRYLLLLLLATVVATLTYYLIEKPGMQAGKWLIGRLEQAGKRQQILQTASLPTTA, from the coding sequence ATGGAGACTAAAAAATATGCGTATATCGATGCGCTACGTGGGGTAGCCGTGCTGGCGGTGCTGGCGGTACATTGTGCTGAATTCGGCACTTCTCTGCCAGCCCATAGCTCGCTGGCAGGGGCAGCCGCTTTAGGCGCACGTGGGGTACAATTATTCTATATAATGAGCGCCCTCACGCTCTTTTTATCTATGAGCGGCCGCAGTAAGGCCGAGCGGTTTGCTACCCTTAACTTTTTTCTAAGACGTTTTTTTCGCATTGCGCCGCTGTTTTACTGCGCTATCCTCTATTATCTGTGGCAGGATGGCTGGGGGCCCCGCTATTGGCTGGGCGATGCCCCGGGTATTACCCTGGCAGGCATTATAGCCACCATTACCTTCACCAACGGTATAAATCCTTATTGGATTAACAGTATTGTGCCCGGGGGCTGGTCTATTGCAGTAGAAATGCTGTTTTACCTGTTGGTGCCCGTACTATTTCGGGTGGTTACTACTGGGAAAAGAGCCTTATGGCTGCTGGGGGTTACGCTGGCGGGTGCCGTGGCCTTCAATGTAGTGCTGGCAAACAGGCCCCTGATTACGAATGCCGAATTATGGTCAAACTTCCTGTTTATGGCCTTCCCTACGCAGCTACCGATATTTGCTATGGGCATTGTGCTGTTTTTTCTGCTGCGCCCACCTGTAGCAGGCAGCGCGCTGGCCTTTCGGCCAGCGGCGCTGCTCATTGGTACCGCCCTGCTGCTCGCCAGCCTGCTACTGGGTAATCTGGTTCCCTCCTACCTGATTTTTGGGGTAGCGTTTGTGATGCTGGCTTATGCACTGGCGCACATGCCCACCCGCTGGCTGGTAAACGGCGCCACCGAATACATTGGCCGCATCAGCTACAGCCTGTATCTCACACACTTTGCCGTGCTGCATGCCATGCAGTATTGGGGCATTATGGATCTGACAGCGGTAGCAGGCGAGCGAGGGGCAATACTTAACTACGCACTTCGCTACCTGCTGCTGCTGCTGTTGGCAACAGTAGTAGCTACTCTCACTTATTACCTGATTGAAAAGCCTGGCATGCAGGCCGGCAAATGGCTTATCGGACGCCTGGAACAGGCAGGCAAACGCCAGCAGATTCTCCAGACGGCCAGCCTACCTACTACTGCTTAG
- a CDS encoding DUF1990 family protein has product MNESEQPASVGSGPLLERRYYIDMEGATLTADELLRRVQCDVPYFSPDLLAEFEKRKGTSDCLQKGDEFSIKILGPWNGTVRVTRIEKTYFEFVTLEGHPEAGRIRFSVRRRAGGKLRFEIHSWARSRDGLVSFAYDTLGVGKRVQENTWRIFCERVAEASGGQALGPVIIETIDHDHAKHDVKQG; this is encoded by the coding sequence ATGAACGAATCAGAACAGCCTGCATCCGTGGGCAGCGGCCCCTTGCTGGAACGCCGCTATTATATAGATATGGAAGGCGCCACGCTGACGGCCGACGAGCTGCTGCGCCGCGTGCAGTGCGATGTGCCCTATTTCTCCCCCGATTTACTGGCCGAGTTTGAAAAGCGCAAAGGCACTTCGGACTGTCTGCAGAAGGGCGACGAATTCTCCATCAAAATTCTGGGCCCCTGGAACGGCACCGTGCGCGTGACGCGCATTGAAAAGACCTATTTTGAGTTTGTCACGCTGGAAGGCCACCCGGAGGCGGGCCGCATCCGCTTTTCGGTGCGCCGCCGGGCGGGCGGGAAGCTGCGCTTTGAAATTCACTCCTGGGCCCGCTCCCGCGACGGCCTCGTGTCTTTTGCCTACGATACGCTGGGGGTGGGCAAGCGCGTGCAGGAAAACACCTGGCGCATATTCTGTGAACGGGTAGCCGAGGCCAGCGGCGGCCAGGCGCTGGGGCCGGTTATCATTGAAACCATAGACCACGACCATGCCAAGCACGACGTTAAACAGGGCTGA
- a CDS encoding DUF1990 domain-containing protein produces MPSTTLNRAETPPLWKQYRPRLEAYEQAKVNFDLTATNEYTAENGWRVDDYEIELPPETPGPPLEHGSWAAACEVLRRYSFPPPGLITGIFVPDQPLEKRLMVLRGRFLFFTFWFGVRIGGVTDEKRASPEGEEQVWGYNYRTLEGHFERGQIDFTVHKFLATGRVVFRIHAFSQVGKISNPFYWLGFKLFGRMLQRRFAHQSLKRLHAQVEEMLRTGHTAPPAAAAPPVEVAETSKGAKEQLKKAQ; encoded by the coding sequence ATGCCAAGCACGACGTTAAACAGGGCTGAGACGCCGCCGCTCTGGAAACAGTATCGGCCCCGGCTGGAAGCCTACGAGCAGGCAAAAGTCAACTTCGACCTGACTGCCACCAACGAGTACACTGCCGAAAACGGCTGGCGCGTGGATGACTACGAAATAGAGCTGCCGCCCGAAACGCCTGGCCCACCCCTGGAGCACGGCAGCTGGGCCGCCGCCTGCGAAGTGCTGCGCCGCTACTCCTTCCCACCCCCCGGCCTGATTACCGGCATTTTTGTGCCTGACCAGCCCCTGGAAAAGCGCCTGATGGTGCTACGCGGCCGTTTCCTGTTCTTTACCTTCTGGTTTGGCGTGCGCATTGGGGGCGTAACCGATGAAAAACGGGCTTCTCCCGAAGGCGAGGAGCAGGTGTGGGGCTACAACTACCGCACGCTGGAAGGCCATTTTGAGCGCGGCCAGATTGATTTTACCGTGCACAAGTTCCTGGCTACGGGCCGCGTGGTATTCCGCATTCATGCCTTCTCGCAGGTGGGCAAAATCAGCAACCCGTTTTACTGGCTGGGCTTTAAGCTGTTTGGGCGCATGCTGCAGCGCCGTTTCGCGCATCAGTCGCTAAAACGGCTGCACGCGCAGGTGGAGGAAATGCTGCGCACCGGCCACACGGCACCACCCGCCGCGGCTGCCCCGCCCGTAGAAGTAGCAGAAACCAGCAAAGGGGCGAAGGAGCAATTAAAGAAAGCCCAGTAG
- a CDS encoding glycosyltransferase family 39 protein, which produces MSALYAPSRRLYGGWLVAFFLLKILGQYLLIHPAYQLHRDEYLHLDQGNHLAWGYISLPPLTSWVAWLVQALGNGAFWVHFFPALFGALTLALVWALVHELGGGLYAKLLAATAVLLSALLRLNLLFQPNSFDILAWTAAYYCLIRYLNTQRIIWMLALGVVLGLGMLNKYNVVFWAAGMAPALLLSEHRNRIFGHRATYLALGLALLIFLPNIIWQIQHGFPVVWHMQELQKTQLIHVERAGFLKEQLLFFLNSLFVLVAAFVGLWRYAPLKPYRFVGWSVVFTLVLFTYLRAKGYYAVGLYPVLLAIGAVYLEQVLHAGRWRFVRPVLVAVIAALFIPMLLIAFPNRPPQAIQQKGERYRAMGLLRWEDGRDHSLPQDFADMLGWREMASKAEQAYQLLPDSLRQHTLVLCDNYGQTGALNFYARHRLPPAVSVNADYVYWFPDLRHIKAIILVSNDALSAEDASHFARVQQTGTVTEPLAREYGARIYLLTGPDSAIIQQLKQEITDGQQLK; this is translated from the coding sequence ATGTCTGCACTTTACGCGCCTTCCCGCCGGCTTTATGGTGGCTGGCTTGTGGCTTTTTTCCTCCTTAAGATACTAGGTCAGTACCTGCTCATTCATCCGGCCTATCAGCTGCACCGCGACGAATACCTGCACCTCGACCAGGGCAACCACCTGGCCTGGGGCTATATCTCGCTGCCGCCGCTTACCTCCTGGGTAGCGTGGCTGGTGCAGGCGCTGGGCAACGGGGCGTTCTGGGTGCATTTTTTTCCGGCTTTGTTCGGGGCCCTCACGCTGGCGCTGGTGTGGGCGCTGGTACATGAGCTGGGCGGCGGCTTATACGCCAAGCTGCTGGCCGCCACGGCGGTGCTGCTCTCGGCGCTGCTGCGGCTCAACCTGCTGTTTCAGCCCAACTCCTTTGATATTCTGGCTTGGACGGCTGCCTATTACTGCCTCATTCGGTACCTGAATACCCAGCGTATAATCTGGATGCTGGCGCTGGGCGTAGTGCTGGGCCTGGGCATGCTGAATAAGTATAATGTAGTGTTCTGGGCAGCGGGCATGGCGCCCGCTCTGCTGCTTTCAGAACACCGAAACCGGATATTTGGCCACCGGGCTACGTATCTGGCGCTGGGCCTGGCACTGCTTATTTTTCTACCCAACATCATCTGGCAGATACAGCACGGCTTTCCGGTGGTGTGGCACATGCAGGAGCTGCAAAAAACCCAGCTGATACACGTAGAGCGCGCCGGTTTTCTGAAGGAGCAGCTGCTGTTTTTCCTGAACAGCCTGTTTGTGCTGGTGGCTGCTTTTGTGGGCCTGTGGCGCTATGCACCTTTAAAGCCCTACCGGTTTGTGGGCTGGAGCGTGGTGTTTACGCTGGTGCTGTTTACGTACCTGCGGGCTAAAGGCTATTATGCCGTGGGGCTGTACCCGGTATTGCTGGCTATTGGGGCCGTGTATCTGGAGCAGGTGCTGCACGCCGGGCGCTGGCGCTTTGTGCGGCCGGTTTTGGTGGCGGTTATAGCCGCCTTATTTATACCCATGCTGCTGATTGCCTTTCCCAACCGTCCGCCCCAGGCAATTCAGCAAAAAGGCGAGCGGTACCGGGCCATGGGCCTGCTACGCTGGGAAGATGGCCGCGACCATTCCCTGCCGCAGGATTTTGCCGATATGCTGGGCTGGCGCGAAATGGCCAGCAAAGCTGAACAGGCCTATCAGCTCCTCCCCGATTCTCTGCGGCAGCACACGCTGGTGCTCTGCGACAACTACGGCCAAACCGGCGCCCTAAACTTCTACGCCCGTCACCGCCTGCCCCCGGCCGTCTCCGTCAATGCCGATTACGTGTACTGGTTTCCCGACCTGCGCCACATCAAGGCCATCATATTGGTTTCCAATGATGCGCTGTCGGCGGAAGATGCCAGCCATTTTGCCCGCGTGCAGCAAACCGGCACCGTAACCGAGCCGCTGGCTCGGGAATACGGCGCCCGCATTTACCTGCTTACCGGCCCCGATTCTGCGATTATACAGCAGCTAAAGCAGGAAATAACGGATGGGCAGCAGCTAAAATAG
- a CDS encoding NAD(P)-dependent alcohol dehydrogenase has protein sequence MLPTKAYAAPAVNIPLEPFQFERRDVGPHDVQIEILFCGVCHSDLHQVRDEWGGSIFPMVPGHEIVGRVTQVGNQVRLFKPGDLAGVGCMVDSCRTCPSCREGLEQYCEVGFVGTYNGRELKSGAPTYGGYSNHIVVNEAFTLRVPETLPLAGVAPLLCAGITTYSPLRQWKVGEGHRVGVMGLGGLGHMAVKLAAAMGAEVTVLSTSPNKEADAKALGAHKFVVTKDAEALKSVTNYFDFIINTVSAPLDMSLYVNLLRRDGTMILLGVPPEAPQLHAFNLIAKRRRIAGSLIGGIDETQEMLDFCARHNIVSDVEVIPMNYINEAYERMLKADVKYRFVIDMATL, from the coding sequence ATGCTACCAACCAAAGCCTATGCCGCGCCCGCGGTGAATATTCCGCTGGAGCCTTTCCAGTTTGAGCGCCGCGACGTGGGCCCGCACGATGTGCAAATTGAAATTCTGTTCTGTGGGGTGTGCCACTCCGACCTGCACCAGGTGCGCGACGAGTGGGGCGGCTCCATCTTCCCTATGGTGCCGGGCCACGAAATTGTAGGCCGCGTGACCCAGGTAGGCAACCAGGTACGCCTGTTTAAGCCCGGCGACCTGGCCGGCGTGGGCTGCATGGTAGACTCCTGCCGTACCTGCCCCAGCTGCCGCGAAGGCCTGGAACAGTACTGCGAGGTAGGCTTTGTGGGTACCTACAACGGCCGCGAGCTGAAATCGGGCGCGCCCACCTACGGCGGCTACTCCAACCACATTGTGGTAAATGAGGCCTTCACGCTGCGCGTGCCCGAAACCCTGCCGCTGGCCGGGGTGGCCCCGCTGCTGTGCGCCGGCATCACTACTTACTCGCCGCTGCGGCAGTGGAAAGTAGGCGAGGGGCACCGCGTGGGCGTAATGGGCCTGGGGGGCCTGGGCCACATGGCCGTAAAGCTGGCCGCTGCTATGGGCGCGGAAGTAACCGTGCTCAGCACCTCCCCCAATAAAGAGGCCGATGCCAAAGCACTGGGCGCCCACAAATTTGTGGTAACGAAGGACGCTGAGGCGCTGAAAAGCGTCACCAACTACTTTGATTTCATCATCAACACGGTGTCAGCGCCCCTGGATATGAGCCTTTACGTGAACCTGCTGCGCCGCGACGGCACCATGATTCTGCTGGGCGTGCCCCCGGAAGCACCGCAGCTGCACGCCTTCAACCTCATTGCCAAGCGCCGCCGCATTGCCGGCTCGCTCATCGGCGGCATTGATGAAACTCAGGAAATGCTGGACTTCTGCGCCCGCCACAATATCGTTTCCGATGTAGAAGTCATTCCCATGAACTACATCAACGAAGCCTACGAGCGGATGCTGAAAGCCGACGTGAAATACCGCTTCGTAATTGATATGGCCACGCTGTAA
- a CDS encoding cytochrome b/b6 domain-containing protein, which translates to MASSTSTMAPAPVTIKKYSAGLRLWHWANWAVISGLLSTILFLKVIINIKGLFPKMQETLAKNGVEATQQQLRGIGGLVSHRIWDWHIYLGVTLAGLLLWRIVVEFVQPASQKFSARLQQAKQSTHDAPNQPFHMRHSVLVKYSYLLFYVLLLVMVVTGLALTYADDVEALHKLEHTIKEVHNVNMYLILAFFAVHLLGVVWAELTKDRGIVSEMIHGGGPNPTDKQA; encoded by the coding sequence ATGGCTTCTTCTACCTCCACTATGGCGCCTGCGCCGGTTACTATAAAGAAATATTCGGCCGGGTTGCGCCTCTGGCATTGGGCTAACTGGGCCGTTATTTCCGGTTTGCTCAGCACCATTCTGTTTCTGAAGGTCATCATTAACATAAAGGGGCTGTTTCCGAAGATGCAGGAGACCCTGGCAAAAAACGGAGTAGAGGCCACCCAACAGCAGCTGCGCGGCATTGGCGGGCTGGTGAGCCACCGCATCTGGGACTGGCACATTTACCTGGGCGTAACGCTGGCTGGGCTGCTGCTGTGGCGCATTGTGGTAGAGTTTGTGCAGCCGGCTTCGCAGAAATTCAGTGCCCGCCTGCAACAGGCCAAACAATCAACCCACGATGCTCCCAATCAGCCGTTCCACATGCGGCACTCGGTGCTGGTAAAGTACTCCTACCTGCTGTTTTATGTGCTGCTGCTGGTGATGGTAGTAACCGGGCTGGCCCTCACCTACGCCGATGACGTGGAGGCGCTGCACAAGCTGGAGCACACCATTAAGGAAGTGCATAACGTGAATATGTACCTCATTCTGGCCTTCTTTGCTGTGCACCTGCTGGGCGTAGTATGGGCTGAGCTGACCAAGGACCGGGGAATTGTTTCCGAGATGATTCACGGCGGCGGACCCAACCCCACGGATAAGCAGGCCTGA
- a CDS encoding pyridoxal phosphate-dependent aminotransferase, which yields MLTISERGQAMPLSPYRRLAPYAEAAKARGLTVYHLNIGQPDIETPPAMLEAVRNADIQVLEYSHGAGHPSYRRKLATYYQRAGINVNEDEIIVTTGGSEAILFALLSCLNPGDEVLVPEPFYGAYTAFAIAAGVQMVPVRSYVETGFALPPVPELEAHISPRTRAILICNPNNPTGYVYSRPELEQVLALCEKHSLYLLADEAYREFCYEKPFVSALHLGPAAAEHVVLLDTISKRYSACGARLGAFVTKNKAVHDAAFRFAQMRISPPGLAQLLGEAAADLPDSYFDHTKAEYQARRDLLVQRLQAMPGVRCPVPGGAFYVLCRLPVDDAARFSQWLLEDFDYLGQTLMISPAVGFYATPGAGLDEVRLAYVLNLTALGAAMDCLAHALQVYPGRRE from the coding sequence ATGCTGACAATCTCCGAACGTGGCCAGGCCATGCCTTTGTCGCCTTACCGGCGGCTGGCGCCGTATGCTGAGGCCGCCAAAGCCCGCGGCCTCACCGTGTATCACCTCAACATCGGCCAGCCTGATATTGAAACGCCTCCGGCTATGCTGGAAGCAGTGCGCAACGCGGATATCCAGGTGCTGGAATACAGCCACGGCGCGGGCCACCCCAGCTACCGCCGCAAGCTGGCCACTTACTACCAGCGCGCCGGCATCAACGTCAACGAAGACGAGATTATCGTAACAACCGGGGGCTCGGAGGCCATTCTGTTTGCCCTGCTGAGCTGCCTGAATCCCGGCGACGAAGTGCTGGTGCCCGAGCCCTTTTATGGAGCTTACACGGCCTTTGCCATTGCGGCCGGCGTACAGATGGTGCCCGTGCGCTCTTATGTGGAAACCGGCTTTGCACTGCCCCCCGTGCCGGAGCTGGAGGCACATATTTCGCCGCGCACCCGGGCCATCCTTATCTGCAACCCCAATAACCCCACCGGCTACGTGTACAGCCGCCCGGAGTTGGAGCAGGTGCTGGCCCTTTGTGAAAAGCACAGCCTGTATCTGCTGGCCGATGAGGCGTACCGCGAGTTCTGCTACGAAAAGCCCTTTGTAAGCGCCCTGCACCTAGGCCCGGCCGCGGCCGAGCACGTGGTGCTGCTGGATACCATTTCCAAGCGTTACAGCGCCTGCGGAGCCCGCCTGGGAGCCTTTGTTACCAAAAACAAGGCGGTGCACGATGCCGCCTTTCGCTTTGCCCAAATGCGCATTTCGCCGCCCGGCCTGGCCCAGCTCTTGGGCGAAGCCGCCGCCGACCTGCCCGACTCTTACTTCGACCACACCAAAGCCGAATACCAGGCCCGCCGCGACCTGCTGGTGCAGCGCCTGCAGGCTATGCCGGGCGTGCGCTGCCCCGTGCCCGGCGGCGCGTTCTACGTGCTCTGCCGCCTGCCCGTAGACGATGCCGCCCGCTTTTCCCAGTGGCTGCTGGAGGATTTCGACTACCTGGGTCAGACGCTGATGATTTCGCCGGCGGTGGGTTTTTACGCCACGCCCGGCGCCGGCCTGGATGAGGTGCGGCTGGCCTACGTGCTCAACCTCACGGCCCTGGGGGCGGCTATGGATTGCCTCGCCCACGCCCTACAAGTGTACCCCGGTCGGCGGGAGTAA
- a CDS encoding aldehyde dehydrogenase family protein, with product MSKIISPQVEYAGLLAQVKQLTPEIFDQDGRFLNLLEGRWQEPGKPREFISPVDGTALGGLPMLDHSTGLRAVQAAKKEAAAWAATDLDERKRRVQDCLHQLRPQVDLIGKLLIWEIGKTYKLGFTDIDRAIEGVQWYVDNIEGMLGQRKPLGLVSNIASWNYPMSVLLHAVLVQALCGNAVIAKTPTDGGFISLSVTFAIARRCGLPVTLVSGPGGELSDVLVKNKAIDCLSFVGGRYNGRNIADALSEHNKRYMLEMEGVNTYGIWDYSDWDTLADQLKKGYDYGKQRCTAYVRFVVERRLFPQFLETYWNTIRSLKVGNPTLVDTPDDKLPDLAFGPVINKAQAEDLDRLYADALKTGATPIYEGKLDDALFLPGQDRSAYRAPRALVNLPRQSELYFKEPFGPIDSIVLVDRVEELVGEMNISNGALVAAVASDDQKWAERTAKEVRAFKVGINKLRSRGDREEVFGGLGESWKGAFVGGKLLVEAVTQGKAPVLGNYEDATLLPEKI from the coding sequence ATGTCTAAAATTATTTCGCCCCAGGTAGAATATGCCGGCCTGCTGGCCCAGGTAAAGCAACTCACGCCGGAAATCTTTGATCAGGACGGCCGCTTTCTGAACCTGCTGGAAGGCCGCTGGCAGGAGCCCGGTAAGCCCCGCGAGTTTATCTCGCCGGTAGATGGCACGGCCCTGGGCGGGCTGCCCATGCTGGACCACAGCACCGGCCTGCGCGCCGTGCAGGCGGCTAAAAAGGAAGCCGCCGCCTGGGCCGCCACCGATTTGGATGAGCGCAAACGCCGCGTGCAGGACTGCCTGCACCAGCTGCGCCCGCAGGTAGACCTCATTGGCAAACTCCTTATCTGGGAAATCGGCAAAACCTACAAGCTGGGCTTTACCGATATCGACCGCGCCATTGAGGGCGTGCAATGGTACGTGGATAATATTGAAGGTATGCTGGGCCAGCGCAAGCCGCTGGGCTTGGTGAGTAACATTGCCAGTTGGAACTACCCCATGTCGGTGCTGCTGCACGCGGTGCTGGTGCAGGCGCTGTGCGGTAACGCCGTTATTGCCAAAACGCCTACCGATGGCGGCTTTATTTCCCTGAGCGTGACGTTTGCCATTGCCCGCCGTTGCGGCCTGCCCGTGACACTGGTGAGCGGCCCCGGCGGCGAGCTGAGCGACGTGCTGGTGAAAAACAAGGCCATCGACTGCCTTAGCTTCGTGGGTGGGCGCTACAACGGCCGCAACATTGCCGATGCCCTCAGTGAGCACAACAAGCGCTACATGCTGGAAATGGAAGGCGTGAACACCTACGGCATCTGGGATTACAGCGACTGGGACACTCTGGCCGACCAGCTCAAAAAAGGCTACGACTACGGCAAGCAGCGCTGCACCGCCTACGTGCGCTTTGTGGTGGAGCGCCGCCTGTTCCCGCAGTTCCTGGAAACCTACTGGAACACCATCCGCAGCCTGAAAGTGGGCAACCCCACTTTGGTAGATACTCCAGACGATAAGCTGCCCGATCTGGCCTTCGGCCCCGTCATCAACAAAGCCCAGGCTGAGGACCTAGACCGCCTCTACGCCGACGCGCTGAAAACCGGCGCCACGCCCATTTATGAAGGCAAGCTGGACGATGCGCTTTTCCTGCCCGGCCAGGACCGCTCCGCCTACCGGGCCCCGCGGGCCCTGGTAAACCTGCCCCGCCAGAGCGAGCTGTACTTCAAAGAGCCCTTTGGTCCCATCGACAGTATTGTGCTGGTAGACCGGGTAGAAGAGCTGGTAGGCGAAATGAACATCAGCAATGGCGCGCTGGTAGCCGCCGTGGCCTCCGACGACCAGAAATGGGCCGAGCGTACCGCTAAAGAAGTGCGCGCCTTCAAGGTGGGCATCAACAAGCTCCGCTCCCGCGGCGACCGGGAAGAGGTTTTCGGCGGCCTGGGCGAGTCCTGGAAAGGTGCTTTTGTGGGCGGTAAGCTCCTGGTAGAAGCCGTAACGCAGGGTAAAGCACCAGTGCTGGGCAACTACGAGGACGCTACGCTGCTGCCGGAGAAGATTTAG
- a CDS encoding cupin domain-containing protein has product MSTTSTIFHTGSLLAGSHPAIGETKGQVLLDKNGSKVIFKTFQAGEVMPTHDAPMDVLVTVLAGRLIITVADTPTEVEAGDFLIIPAKERHSLACLEPARILIYR; this is encoded by the coding sequence ATGTCTACTACCTCCACCATTTTCCATACGGGCAGTTTGCTGGCCGGCTCCCATCCTGCCATCGGCGAAACCAAGGGTCAGGTTTTGCTGGATAAAAACGGCTCGAAAGTCATTTTTAAAACCTTCCAGGCCGGGGAGGTTATGCCCACGCACGATGCCCCCATGGACGTGCTGGTAACCGTGCTGGCCGGCCGCCTCATTATCACCGTAGCCGACACGCCCACGGAAGTGGAAGCCGGCGACTTTCTCATTATTCCCGCCAAAGAGCGCCACTCCCTGGCCTGCCTGGAGCCCGCCCGCATCCTGATTTACCGCTAG
- a CDS encoding ferritin-like domain-containing protein, with amino-acid sequence MDYAKQTNWGSRSAGRTNSARYASYSPEYDEHDMYSSRKGASLFGKGTVGGMIGSMSTTQKILGGALLLLGVTSLLKSGNAGGSSTRSQTDTLQELLQFVNDRVEGYQRAADESKDPELRGYYSQLVSQSQQFANKLNGYLQQQGASPEQGTTLKGKLYRGWMDAKATFTGFDENAILGSNIYGEEWALKAYREALQAPGLSGEIRQELVRQYGQSQDTYQRLKSIEFQSNAASAL; translated from the coding sequence ATGGATTATGCAAAGCAAACCAATTGGGGCAGCCGCTCAGCCGGCCGCACCAACTCCGCCCGCTACGCTTCTTATAGCCCGGAGTACGACGAGCACGATATGTACTCCTCCCGCAAAGGCGCTTCGCTATTCGGCAAAGGCACCGTGGGCGGCATGATTGGGAGCATGAGCACCACCCAGAAAATTCTGGGCGGCGCGCTGCTGCTGCTGGGCGTTACTTCCTTGCTGAAAAGCGGCAACGCGGGCGGCTCCTCCACCCGCAGCCAGACCGACACGCTGCAGGAGCTGCTCCAGTTTGTGAACGACCGGGTGGAAGGCTACCAGCGCGCCGCCGACGAAAGCAAAGACCCGGAGTTGCGAGGCTACTACAGCCAGCTGGTGAGCCAGAGCCAGCAGTTTGCCAATAAGCTCAATGGCTACCTACAGCAGCAGGGCGCAAGCCCGGAACAAGGCACCACGCTGAAAGGCAAGCTCTACCGCGGCTGGATGGATGCCAAAGCCACCTTCACCGGCTTTGATGAAAACGCCATCCTGGGCTCCAATATCTACGGCGAAGAATGGGCCCTGAAAGCCTACCGCGAAGCCCTGCAGGCCCCGGGCCTGTCCGGGGAAATACGGCAGGAGCTAGTGCGCCAGTACGGCCAGTCGCAGGACACCTACCAGCGGCTGAAAAGCATAGAGTTTCAGTCCAATGCGGCCAGTGCCTTGTAA
- a CDS encoding DUF3817 domain-containing protein has product MMLVSLLRTSLGRLRTVGFLEGVSFLVLLGIAMPLKYLAGQPEAVRLVGMAHGVLFVLYVLLVIQAAIEHSWTWQKTLLALVVSVLPFGTFWADKKLFRE; this is encoded by the coding sequence ATGATGCTGGTTTCTTTGTTGCGGACTTCGCTGGGGCGTCTACGGACGGTTGGTTTTCTGGAGGGAGTCTCCTTTCTGGTTTTATTGGGCATTGCTATGCCGCTGAAGTACCTGGCCGGGCAGCCGGAAGCCGTGCGCCTGGTGGGCATGGCCCACGGAGTGCTGTTTGTGCTGTATGTGCTGCTGGTGATTCAGGCAGCTATAGAGCACAGCTGGACGTGGCAGAAAACGCTGCTGGCGCTGGTGGTATCGGTGTTGCCCTTCGGCACCTTCTGGGCTGATAAAAAGCTGTTCCGGGAGTAG